A DNA window from Nitrospira sp. contains the following coding sequences:
- a CDS encoding RNA polymerase sigma factor (MaGe:77310912), with product MRNQETTRGDAMEHEDLRVTENVDDQTMTADLDRDDADASDAIEAIGREAEMDAEPAEQEMEAATLKTSPGASPFLLESLYFRSFGERALLTREEEIALAKRLDEGSRRIRTALKGTLKILARAKRTPILLESTKALQLARGLSGFSATALDKVEQAMLNILKPVDRDTKPAATVAKQLKALLDEIRAARLVLERGKDEMVRCNLRLVVDIAKHYTHRGLTLLDLVQEGNIGLMKAAERYQHRKGFKFSTYATWWIRQGITRALADQSRTIRIPVHQTEASSRILRVTRRLGQQFGRPAKLEEIASVLRMRPERLQETVQAFQEPVALERPVGDGDTEFGEMIPDHQIPPPDAHVHRTEMTQQLDRILNTLTPREQTVIRLRFGIGHDEPCTLEQVGQNLSVTRERIRQIEAKALKKLKTPEIKELFAAIK from the coding sequence ATGCGAAACCAAGAGACCACAAGAGGTGACGCGATGGAACATGAAGACTTGCGGGTAACAGAAAACGTAGACGACCAGACCATGACAGCCGACCTCGACCGCGACGACGCTGACGCCAGCGATGCGATTGAAGCGATCGGCCGAGAAGCGGAAATGGATGCCGAGCCGGCAGAACAAGAGATGGAAGCCGCCACGCTCAAAACAAGCCCTGGCGCAAGCCCCTTCCTCCTGGAATCGCTCTATTTCCGCTCGTTCGGCGAGCGCGCACTCCTGACACGGGAAGAAGAGATCGCCTTGGCAAAGCGCCTGGACGAAGGCTCACGCCGCATTCGAACCGCATTGAAGGGGACATTGAAGATTCTGGCGCGCGCAAAGCGCACCCCCATTCTGCTGGAATCGACAAAGGCCCTTCAACTGGCGCGCGGACTCAGCGGATTCTCCGCCACCGCGCTCGATAAGGTCGAGCAGGCAATGCTGAATATTCTGAAACCGGTGGACCGGGATACAAAGCCGGCAGCCACCGTCGCGAAACAGCTCAAGGCTTTGCTCGATGAGATTCGCGCTGCCCGGCTTGTCTTAGAGCGAGGGAAAGACGAGATGGTCCGTTGCAATCTCCGTCTAGTGGTGGATATCGCAAAACATTACACCCATCGAGGGCTGACCTTGTTAGATCTGGTGCAAGAAGGAAACATCGGATTGATGAAGGCCGCTGAACGGTATCAACACCGAAAGGGTTTCAAGTTCAGCACCTATGCGACCTGGTGGATTCGCCAAGGGATCACGCGGGCGCTGGCGGACCAGTCGCGGACAATCCGTATCCCCGTGCACCAGACAGAGGCCTCCAGTCGAATTCTCAGAGTCACGCGCCGGCTCGGCCAACAGTTTGGCCGTCCGGCCAAACTGGAAGAAATTGCCAGCGTCCTGCGAATGAGGCCGGAACGGTTGCAGGAAACCGTGCAGGCCTTTCAAGAGCCCGTCGCACTCGAACGGCCAGTCGGAGACGGGGATACGGAGTTCGGGGAGATGATTCCCGATCACCAAATCCCGCCACCCGATGCGCATGTGCATCGTACCGAGATGACGCAACAGCTGGATCGCATCTTAAATACTTTGACGCCAAGAGAGCAGACGGTCATCCGGCTCCGGTTCGGAATCGGGCACGATGAGCCCTGCACCCTTGAGCAAGTCGGCCAAAATCTGTCGGTGACCCGTGAACGAATCCGGCAAATCGAGGCCAAAGCCTTAAAGAAGCTCAAGACTCCGGAGATCAAAGAGCTGTTTGCGGCAATCAAGTAA
- a CDS encoding Peptide methionine sulfoxide reductase MsrA (MaGe:77310903), which translates to MSPVTEVITLAGGCFWCLEAVYDQTNGVLSVESGYIGGALENPSYEAVCGGRTGHAEAVRVTYDPMLISCRELVEIFFAIHDPTTLNRQGNDEGTQYRSAIFYHSPEQRQVAEAVRAAVTAQGLYPNPVVTEIVAATAWYEAERYHQEYFARNPFQGYCQFVVSPKVAKFRKQFVSKLKP; encoded by the coding sequence ATGAGCCCCGTAACCGAAGTCATCACTCTGGCGGGCGGATGCTTTTGGTGTTTGGAGGCAGTGTACGACCAAACCAATGGTGTCCTTTCAGTCGAATCCGGTTATATCGGCGGCGCTCTTGAGAATCCTTCGTATGAAGCGGTGTGTGGTGGACGGACAGGCCATGCCGAAGCGGTGCGTGTTACCTATGATCCGATGCTCATCTCTTGCCGGGAGCTGGTCGAAATATTTTTTGCGATCCACGATCCCACGACGTTGAATCGCCAGGGCAATGACGAAGGCACGCAGTATCGTTCCGCAATTTTCTACCATTCCCCCGAGCAGCGGCAGGTAGCCGAAGCGGTCAGAGCCGCGGTTACAGCCCAAGGGCTATATCCTAACCCGGTCGTTACAGAGATCGTTGCTGCGACAGCGTGGTACGAAGCTGAACGATACCACCAAGAATACTTTGCCAGAAATCCGTTTCAAGGCTACTGCCAGTTTGTGGTCAGCCCCAAGGTCGCTAAGTTTCGGAAGCAGTTTGTGTCAAAGCTGAAGCCCTGA
- a CDS encoding 3-oxoacyl-[acyl-carrier-protein] reductase FabG (MaGe:77310910) has protein sequence MKRLEGKVALITGGNAGIGESVAKRFAEEGAAIVITGRRQAELDRVVREISAHGGKVLAVAGSVTDDDHARTVVQQALASFRKIDVLVNNAGVGDFGKRLHEMDDAAWMHVLDVNVTGVFRMMRAVIPEMLKQAGGSIVNISSIASLVGIPLLSAYAASKGALDALTRSIAIDYATDGIRCNVVNPGLIDTPMAAPLMANPDQLGSILSHYPIRRPGKPEEVASMVLYLASDESAWVTGGTFRIDGGMTVW, from the coding sequence ATGAAACGACTGGAAGGAAAGGTCGCATTAATTACGGGTGGGAATGCCGGCATTGGAGAGTCGGTTGCTAAACGGTTTGCCGAAGAGGGGGCGGCGATTGTGATTACGGGCCGCCGCCAAGCCGAACTCGACCGGGTCGTCCGTGAAATCTCAGCGCATGGCGGCAAGGTGCTCGCGGTCGCCGGGTCGGTGACGGATGACGACCATGCGCGGACGGTGGTTCAGCAGGCGTTAGCGTCGTTTCGAAAAATCGATGTGCTGGTGAATAATGCCGGTGTCGGAGATTTCGGAAAGCGCCTTCATGAAATGGACGATGCGGCCTGGATGCATGTGCTGGATGTGAATGTGACTGGCGTGTTTCGCATGATGCGAGCGGTCATTCCCGAAATGCTCAAACAGGCCGGCGGATCCATCGTCAATATTTCATCGATCGCCAGCTTGGTCGGCATTCCTCTCTTATCTGCATATGCGGCGTCCAAAGGCGCACTCGACGCGCTCACTCGATCAATCGCGATCGATTACGCCACCGATGGGATTCGCTGCAATGTGGTGAATCCAGGCCTGATCGATACGCCGATGGCCGCTCCCTTGATGGCCAATCCCGATCAGCTCGGATCGATCTTGTCGCACTATCCAATCCGCCGCCCAGGCAAGCCCGAAGAAGTGGCGAGTATGGTCTTGTATCTCGCGTCGGACGAATCGGCATGGGTGACCGGCGGGACGTTTCGCATTGACGGTGGAATGACCGTGTGGTGA
- a CDS encoding Shikimate kinase (MaGe:77310908), translating to MNIVLTGYRGTGKSTVGKVLAARLGWRLVSTDAEIVRRAEQSVPEIVAQHGWEYFRDLESTVCRDFSAQDKLIIDTGGGAILRQENVACLKKNGRLFWLTASVATIASRIGRDTQRPSLTGAKSFVEEIEEVLAVRTPKYREAADHIVPTDGCTINQIVETILPSVQR from the coding sequence ATGAACATTGTGCTGACCGGATATCGCGGGACAGGGAAAAGCACGGTTGGGAAAGTACTGGCCGCACGGCTTGGCTGGCGGCTGGTTTCGACCGATGCGGAAATTGTTCGGCGGGCGGAGCAATCCGTGCCCGAGATCGTCGCGCAACATGGCTGGGAGTATTTTCGCGATCTTGAATCGACCGTCTGCCGAGACTTTTCCGCCCAAGATAAATTGATCATCGATACCGGTGGAGGAGCGATTCTTCGTCAGGAGAATGTGGCCTGTTTGAAAAAAAACGGCAGGCTGTTTTGGCTGACCGCTTCTGTCGCGACGATCGCATCGCGCATCGGGCGCGATACCCAGCGCCCGTCGCTGACAGGTGCCAAATCATTTGTTGAGGAAATCGAGGAAGTGCTGGCGGTGCGCACGCCAAAATATCGAGAAGCCGCCGACCATATTGTGCCCACCGATGGATGTACCATCAATCAAATCGTTGAGACGATTCTTCCTTCCGTCCAGCGGTAG
- a CDS encoding PilZ domain-containing protein (MaGe:77310905) encodes MPKDALPESPFRKTATQLTDMSIPAMKKMAALFKSGKKSEESERSNPDERRNQPRFTTQFRSTFSGGLHEGNGRTLDLSVGGCKIESGTVVGLGDKFECRLHIPDLDWPVMIDEAIVRWVDGKIFGLAFTRIRSGEQDKIAAIISKIEQDQQV; translated from the coding sequence ATGCCGAAGGACGCCTTGCCAGAGAGCCCTTTTCGTAAAACCGCCACGCAGCTTACCGATATGTCAATTCCAGCGATGAAAAAAATGGCCGCGCTGTTCAAGTCTGGAAAAAAGTCAGAGGAATCTGAACGCTCGAATCCCGATGAACGTCGGAATCAACCGCGCTTTACCACGCAGTTTCGAAGCACGTTCTCGGGCGGCCTCCATGAAGGAAATGGACGAACGCTCGATCTGTCCGTCGGGGGGTGCAAGATCGAAAGTGGAACGGTAGTCGGCCTGGGGGATAAGTTTGAATGTCGTCTCCATATTCCTGATCTCGATTGGCCGGTCATGATCGATGAAGCGATCGTCCGCTGGGTTGATGGAAAGATCTTCGGATTGGCGTTCACACGTATCAGGTCAGGAGAGCAGGATAAAATCGCTGCGATTATCAGCAAGATTGAACAGGACCAGCAAGTCTGA
- a CDS encoding Peptidoglycan-associated protein (MaGe:77310906), with amino-acid sequence MTGRNVPMGSAIIFGLVMITVQGCSMKWLQSDGDVTAAQSGKSASSQADKSKNWNGEGVNPNFPGMARGGEPGELSGFSQSPNEERLAQSGYRASLNPSDVTVRRRAELTKEEKAAIEAGLQDVFFGYDQWTVSNAGMEALDRDASWLKDHPGAVLKIEGHCDERGTTDYNMVLGDKRAKAAKMYLHEAGINPQQVAIVSFGKEQPFCFDHAESCHQQNRRGHMLLQVKQ; translated from the coding sequence ATGACGGGAAGAAATGTGCCCATGGGTAGCGCGATTATATTCGGACTGGTCATGATCACAGTTCAGGGTTGCAGTATGAAATGGCTCCAGTCCGATGGAGACGTTACCGCGGCGCAGTCGGGCAAATCGGCATCGTCGCAGGCCGATAAATCGAAGAATTGGAATGGGGAAGGCGTCAATCCTAACTTCCCTGGGATGGCGCGTGGTGGAGAGCCGGGAGAGCTCAGCGGGTTTTCTCAAAGTCCTAATGAAGAGCGCTTGGCTCAAAGTGGGTATCGAGCCTCACTGAATCCTTCCGATGTCACCGTAAGGCGGCGAGCTGAGTTGACGAAGGAAGAGAAGGCGGCCATTGAAGCAGGGCTTCAGGATGTGTTCTTCGGTTACGATCAGTGGACCGTATCGAATGCCGGTATGGAAGCATTGGATCGCGATGCGAGTTGGCTAAAAGATCATCCTGGTGCCGTCTTGAAAATCGAAGGACATTGCGACGAGCGAGGAACGACCGATTACAACATGGTTCTTGGGGACAAACGGGCAAAGGCGGCAAAGATGTACCTTCATGAAGCCGGGATTAATCCCCAACAAGTCGCCATCGTATCGTTCGGTAAGGAGCAGCCGTTTTGTTTCGATCATGCCGAGTCGTGCCATCAGCAAAATCGACGTGGGCATATGTTGCTTCAAGTGAAGCAGTAG
- a CDS encoding Trypsin-like serine protease (MaGe:77310913) yields the protein MTLPQPFTKLLLPLTVKILTVATLATFTWHTPAIADEKPLSVPAAVAKVRPSVVTILTRGMPSAPSLHGAQSGSGSGIVLDTTGYILTNNHLVEGVTSLVVGLPTGRLTPGRVTARDFLLDLALVKINATDLAPATLKASATLEIGETVVAIGNPLALKGGSTVTVGVVSALERSVLTPNGETLYDLIQTDAAINPGNSGGPLVDLSGQVVGINVAIAPSAQAISYAIAIEAVYPHIRSMMLRGTISRPDFGFTPVTVTPSIAASFGLEAERGILALNVDPAKIAGTAGLQTGDVITALDQRQLYNMGDFWHSAMQEDEQPSLHMTIQGRTGQTTLTMPRPAMQKFTP from the coding sequence ATGACGTTGCCTCAACCATTCACTAAGCTTCTGTTGCCATTGACCGTGAAGATCCTCACCGTCGCAACCCTTGCGACTTTCACATGGCACACTCCCGCAATTGCTGACGAAAAACCCCTATCCGTACCGGCTGCCGTCGCCAAGGTCCGCCCCTCCGTCGTCACGATTTTGACCCGCGGCATGCCCTCAGCGCCATCCTTGCATGGCGCCCAATCTGGCTCCGGCTCTGGCATTGTGCTCGACACCACCGGCTACATTCTGACGAACAACCATCTGGTGGAAGGGGTCACCAGTCTCGTCGTGGGATTACCAACCGGACGATTGACGCCAGGGCGTGTGACGGCGCGTGACTTTCTCTTGGATCTCGCCTTGGTCAAGATTAACGCGACGGATCTTGCTCCAGCCACGCTGAAAGCATCCGCAACCTTGGAGATCGGAGAAACTGTCGTCGCGATCGGGAACCCCTTGGCCCTCAAGGGAGGATCGACGGTTACTGTAGGGGTCGTCAGCGCGCTGGAACGTTCGGTGCTCACCCCGAACGGCGAGACGCTCTACGATCTGATCCAGACGGACGCGGCGATCAACCCCGGCAATAGCGGTGGCCCGCTCGTGGATTTATCCGGCCAAGTCGTCGGCATCAATGTCGCGATTGCGCCGTCGGCTCAAGCGATCAGTTATGCCATTGCCATTGAAGCCGTCTATCCTCACATCCGTTCAATGATGCTGCGCGGGACCATCTCTCGGCCTGACTTCGGCTTTACACCGGTCACGGTCACTCCCAGTATCGCCGCCAGTTTTGGGTTGGAGGCAGAGCGCGGGATTCTCGCGCTGAATGTGGATCCGGCCAAGATCGCCGGCACGGCGGGCTTGCAAACAGGAGATGTCATCACCGCCCTGGATCAACGCCAGCTCTACAATATGGGGGACTTCTGGCATAGCGCGATGCAGGAAGACGAGCAGCCCTCTCTTCACATGACCATCCAGGGACGCACCGGCCAGACCACCTTGACCATGCCACGGCCAGCGATGCAGAAATTCACGCCATGA
- a CDS encoding Shikimate dehydrogenase (NADP(+)) (MaGe:77310909) codes for MEIDAHTGFCGVIGNPVEHSLSPAIHNAAFQQLRLNLLYLAFRVEAIGDAIKGLRALGGFRGASVTIPHKVSSIPYLDDVDSTARHIGAINTIVAKQGALVGYNTDAIGAMRALRGGVGPLAGKRVVLLGSGGAARAIAFALAGEPGLAGVTLLGVDENERSRLAADLRSKTSLSVEEAHLDEAALGKTLPTAQILVHCTPIGMSPKVEGTCVPAPLLHAGLAVMDIVYNPRETQLLKDARRAGCVTIPGLEMFLHQAAAQFELWTDQTAPVDVMRTVLESRFR; via the coding sequence ATGGAGATTGACGCGCATACAGGGTTCTGCGGAGTTATTGGAAATCCCGTCGAGCATTCGCTGTCTCCCGCCATCCATAACGCGGCATTCCAGCAACTCCGGTTGAATCTGTTGTACCTCGCGTTTCGAGTCGAGGCAATCGGCGACGCGATCAAGGGGCTTCGCGCGCTGGGCGGGTTTCGAGGTGCCAGCGTCACGATCCCTCACAAGGTTTCGTCGATTCCCTATCTCGACGACGTGGATTCCACCGCCAGGCATATCGGAGCTATCAATACGATTGTGGCAAAGCAGGGCGCGCTGGTGGGGTACAACACCGATGCTATTGGCGCGATGCGTGCGCTTCGTGGAGGAGTTGGGCCTCTCGCCGGAAAGCGTGTTGTGTTGTTGGGATCGGGAGGGGCTGCGCGAGCGATTGCGTTTGCACTTGCCGGGGAGCCAGGACTTGCGGGCGTAACGTTGCTTGGCGTGGACGAAAACGAGCGGTCGAGATTGGCTGCAGATCTTCGCTCGAAAACGTCGCTTTCCGTGGAAGAGGCTCATCTCGATGAAGCCGCGCTGGGAAAGACGCTTCCCACTGCACAAATCCTGGTTCACTGTACTCCGATTGGCATGTCTCCAAAGGTTGAAGGGACCTGCGTGCCGGCGCCGTTGTTACATGCGGGCCTGGCCGTGATGGATATTGTCTACAATCCGCGCGAGACACAATTGCTGAAGGATGCTCGGCGGGCAGGATGTGTCACGATTCCCGGGTTGGAAATGTTCCTGCATCAAGCTGCCGCGCAATTCGAGTTGTGGACCGATCAGACGGCTCCGGTGGATGTTATGCGAACCGTCCTGGAGTCTCGTTTCCGATGA
- a CDS encoding tRNA (adenine(58)-N(1))-methyltransferase TrmI (MaGe:77310911) has protein sequence MSQLLSGERIHLVDKKGRQYALTLKAGETYQFSGQKIPHDDMIGRPDGTVVTLSGGKKMLALRPTFGDYVLKMPRGAQVLYPKDLALIPMWADVYPGARVFEAGTGSGALTMALLRLVGPQGLVVTYDLREDFAATALKNINRYLGQTPNLVSLKKSAYEGIDLLEDGVPFDRVVLDLPEPWQVVPHAAKALRSGGIYLSFVPTVPQVVQTVEALEQAKVFGMVETFESLIRTWSVLGRSVRPDHRMVAHSGFITVARKVEPGLLGMSREPELAEAMVSESLGNSDIEGAAS, from the coding sequence ATGTCACAACTTTTATCGGGCGAACGCATCCATCTCGTCGACAAGAAAGGGCGGCAGTACGCGCTGACGCTCAAGGCGGGAGAGACGTATCAGTTTAGCGGACAGAAGATTCCCCATGACGACATGATCGGGCGTCCCGATGGGACGGTGGTGACATTGTCGGGGGGGAAGAAGATGCTGGCGCTGCGCCCGACCTTCGGCGACTACGTTCTGAAAATGCCTCGTGGCGCGCAGGTGCTGTACCCCAAGGATCTGGCGCTCATTCCAATGTGGGCGGACGTGTATCCTGGCGCGCGCGTTTTCGAGGCTGGGACCGGTTCCGGTGCGCTGACCATGGCGCTCTTGCGCCTCGTCGGGCCGCAGGGCCTCGTGGTGACGTACGACTTGCGAGAAGACTTTGCCGCAACGGCGCTGAAGAATATTAATCGCTATTTAGGGCAGACGCCGAATCTTGTGTCATTGAAGAAGAGTGCGTATGAGGGGATCGATCTCTTGGAGGATGGGGTTCCGTTCGATCGCGTCGTGCTCGATTTGCCGGAGCCCTGGCAGGTCGTGCCGCATGCGGCGAAAGCCTTGCGATCTGGCGGTATCTATCTGAGTTTTGTGCCGACGGTTCCACAAGTGGTTCAGACAGTTGAAGCGCTTGAGCAGGCGAAGGTATTCGGCATGGTGGAGACCTTCGAGTCACTCATCCGTACGTGGTCGGTATTGGGGCGAAGCGTTCGCCCCGACCATCGGATGGTGGCTCATTCAGGGTTTATCACGGTAGCGAGGAAGGTCGAGCCGGGCTTGCTGGGGATGAGTCGCGAGCCGGAGCTTGCGGAGGCGATGGTCTCGGAGTCCCTCGGGAACAGCGATATAGAAGGGGCGGCATCATGA
- a CDS encoding hypothetical protein (Evidence 4 : Unknown function but conserved in other organisms; MaGe:77310904) — MEQRYAVTVKFLVNADSAEDAEEMIETACEKAAAAFPEMSYEGIEDIEEEEDD; from the coding sequence GTGGAGCAACGGTATGCGGTTACAGTTAAATTTTTGGTCAACGCGGATTCGGCTGAAGATGCTGAGGAGATGATAGAAACGGCTTGCGAAAAGGCTGCTGCCGCATTTCCTGAAATGAGCTATGAAGGCATTGAAGATATTGAAGAGGAAGAAGACGACTAG